In the genome of Methylomagnum ishizawai, the window TTTCGGGCTGGTGGTCGGAGGCTCGCGCCGAGGCCGGGGCGGGGTGGCGATTGTCACGGAACGGGTGGGCTAGCAAGCCGGGGTCGATGGTTGAATCCCCATCCCGGCGCGGGGAAAATGCCCTGCCACTTCCAAGGAGAATCACCATGAAATCCCCGCTCGCCGCCTGTGTCTTGGCCTTGCTCGCCTTACCGTTGCCGGGTAATGGCGGGCCGTTGCCCGAAATCTCGCTCCGGGAAGTCGCGCCCGGCGTCTATGTCCATCAAGGGGTGCATCAACTACCGGACCGCCATAACTGCGGCGAGATCGCCAATATCGGCTTCATCGTCGGCGAGCGTTGCGTCGCGGTGGTCGATACCGGCGGTAACCCGGAGCAGGGCGAAGCGTTGAAACAAGCCGTGGCGGCCGCGACCCCGGTGCCGGTGTGCTATGTCATCAATACCCATGTCCACCCTGACCATATCTATGGCAACCTCGCTTTCAAAAAGCCGGGGGTGAATTTCGTCGGCCATTACAAGTTGGAACAGGCCATGGCGCTACGGGCACCTTATTACCGGGATTTGGCCGAGCGCGAATTGGGGTTCAAGCCCGGTCCCGAGCATTTCATCCCGCCCGACCGGCCGGTGCGCGATACCCTGGAATTGGAATTGGGCGGGCGCACCCTGCTACTGACCGCCCATCCCACCGCCCACACCGACAGCGACCTCAGCGTCTATGACCAGAAAACCCGGACTTTGTGGCTGGCCGATCTTTTATTTATGGGGCATACGCCGGTGGTCGATGGCAGCCTGAACGGCTGGCTCAAGGTGATCGATAAACTCAAAGGGATCGATGCCCGGCTGGCGATTCCGGGACATGGTCCGGTGTCCGCTGCCTGGCCCTTGGCGCTGATATCGGAGGAACGCTATTTAAGGATGTTGCAAACCGAGATCCGCGCCGCGCTCAAGGCCAATAAGACCATGGAATGGGCCATGGCCAATGTCGGCCAATCTGCCCGCCCGGAATGGCAGTTGTTCGACGAGTTCCACCAGCGCAATATCGCGACGGCGTTCGCGGAGTTGGAATGGGAAGACGAATAGCCGGGCATTCCCACCCATCCCGGCCCGGCCTACAATCCCGCCTCTTTATAAGCGTTGTCTTTTGGAGGAACCATGAACCCACCCCGCGCCCCGCGTATCCTCTTCCTTACCCTGGCTGGCTTCTTACTGGCGGGCACCGCCCACGCCGCG includes:
- a CDS encoding quinoprotein relay system zinc metallohydrolase 2; translation: MKSPLAACVLALLALPLPGNGGPLPEISLREVAPGVYVHQGVHQLPDRHNCGEIANIGFIVGERCVAVVDTGGNPEQGEALKQAVAAATPVPVCYVINTHVHPDHIYGNLAFKKPGVNFVGHYKLEQAMALRAPYYRDLAERELGFKPGPEHFIPPDRPVRDTLELELGGRTLLLTAHPTAHTDSDLSVYDQKTRTLWLADLLFMGHTPVVDGSLNGWLKVIDKLKGIDARLAIPGHGPVSAAWPLALISEERYLRMLQTEIRAALKANKTMEWAMANVGQSARPEWQLFDEFHQRNIATAFAELEWEDE